A stretch of DNA from Gemmatimonadota bacterium:
GATGAGCGGAAATAGGTGGTGGGGATCTATAGAATAAAAGAAGCGTTCCAGTAAGCGATGGAGCGCTTTTTTTTATGGGGTTAAAATTTCTTTGAGGAAACGGCCCGTGTGGGAAGATGGATTTTGGGCGATGGTCTCTGGCGTGCCGGTTGCGACGATGTTGCCGCCTTTTTCGCCTGCGTCGGGTCCGAGGTCGATGACCCAGTCTGCGCGTTTGACGACGTCGAGGTTGTGTTCTATGATGAGAACAGTGTTGCCGCGGTCAACGAGGCGGTCGAGGACTTCGATGAGGACGCGGATGTCGTCAAAGTGCAATCCCGTGGTGGGTTCGTCGAGGAGGTAAAGCGTTTTGCCCGTGGCGGTTCGCGCCAGTTCGGTTGCGAGTTTGACGCGCTGTGCCTCGCCGCCAGAAAGCGATGTGGCGGGCTGGCCGAGGCGGAGA
This window harbors:
- a CDS encoding ATP-binding cassette domain-containing protein, which translates into the protein FTAIRELYAQLPESRVRGYGAGRFSFNIKGGRCEACLGDGVRRIEMHFLPDVFVTCDVCGGSRYNRETLEIRYKGSSIADVLNLTVNQALTFFRNIPAAQRQLKSLADVGLGYLRLGQPATSLSGGEAQRVKLATELARTATGKTLYLLDEPTTGLHFDDIRVLIEVLDRLVDRGNTVLIIEHNLDVVKRADWVIDLGPDAGEKGGNIVATGTPETIAQNPSSHTGRFLKEILTP